In Kiloniellales bacterium, the genomic window ACCCTGGACCGCCTGCCGGGGCGCAAGCTGATCTTCACCAACGCCTCGACCCCCTATGCCGAGCGGGTGCTGGACCGCCTGGGCCTGCGGCGGCACTTCGAGGCGATCTTCGACATCGCCGCCGCCGACTACGAGGGCAAGCCCCATCCCGGCGCCTACCACAAGCTGATCGCGCAGCACGAGGTTGCGCCCGAGCGCAGCGTCTTCCTCGACGACATCGCCCGCAACCTGGAGCCGGCCGCCGCGCTCGGCATCACCACGGTCTGGGTCGCCCACGACGACCACCGCGCCCGCCACGGCGCCGAGGGCGACCACGTGCACCACGTCACCGAGGACCTGGCGGCCTTCCTGCGGACGGTGCTCGGGCCCTGACCGCGCTGCTGGCGCCGGCCGTTGACACCCAGAGGGCGCTCCCGCAGAGTCGCGCCGCTTTGGATCGGGCGGCGGGACGAGGGAGGCGGCCGGAGATGGACAGCGCGGCGCTGGAACGGACGATCGACGAGGCCTGGGAGGCGCGGGACCAAGTCGACATCAACACCACCGGGCCCCTGCGCGAGGCCATCGAGGAGGCCCTGACCGGCCTCGACGAGGGCCGCTTCCGGGTCGCCGAGAAGGCCGGCGCCGACTGGCGGGTCAACCAGTGGCTCAAGAAGGCGGTGCTGCTGTCCTTCCGGATCTACGACATGCAGGCCATCGCCGGCGGCCCGGGATCCGAGGCCGACGGCTGGGGCGCCTCGCCCTGGTTCGACAAGGTGCCCTCCAAATTCGCCGGCTGGGGCGAGAACCGCTTCCGCGCCGCCGGCTTCCGCGCCGTGCCCAACTGCACCGTGCGCCGCTCGGCCTACATCGCGCCGGGCGTCATCCTCATGCCCTGCTTCGTCAACCTCGGCGCCCACGTCGGCGAGGGCACCATGGTCGACACCTGGGCGACCGTCGGCTCCTGCGCCCAGGTCGGCAAGAACTGCCACATCTCCGGCGGCGCCGGCCTCGGCGGCGTGCTCGAGCCGCTGCAGGCCGGGCCGGTGATCATCGAGGACAACTGCTTCGTCGGCGCCCGCTCCGAGGTCGTCGAGGGCGTCGTGGTCGAGGAGGGCTCGGTGCTCTCCATGGGCGTCTTCATCGGCGCCTCGACCAAGATCGTCGACCGCGAGACCGGCGAGGTCCACTACGGCCGCGTCCCGGCCTACTCGGTCGTGGTGCCCGGCAGCCTGCCCGGCAAGCCTCTGCCCGACGGCGCGCCCGGCCCCAGCCTCTACTGCGCGGTCATCATCAAGCGGGTCGACGAGCGCACCCGGGCCAAGACCTCGATCAACGACCTGCTGCGGACCTAAGTGCCATGGCGGCGATCGAGGTCGTCGAAGCGACGCGGGCGCTGATCCGCTGCCCCAGCGTCACGCCGGTCGAGGGCGGGGCGCTGGACCTGCTGCAGTCCTGGCTGGAGCCGCTGGGCTTCGCCTGCCATCGCCTGGTATTCTCCGAGGACGGCACCGAGGACGTCGACAACCTTTACGCCCGCCTCGGCACGACCGGTCCCAACTTCTGCTACGCCGGCCACAGCGACGTGGTGCCGGTCGGCGACCCGGCCGACTGGACGGTCGATCCCTTCGGCGCCGAGGTCGTCGACGGGGTGCTCTACGGCCGCGGCGCGGTCGACATGAAGGGCGCGATCGCCGCCTTCCTGGATGCGGCGTCCGGTTTCCTCGAAGACCGCGGGACGGATTTCTCCGGCTCGCTGTCCTTCCTGATCACCGGCGACGAGGAAGGCATCGCGATCAACGGCACCCGCAAGGTGCTGGGCTGGCTGGCCGAACGCGGCGAGATCCTGGACCACTGCCTGGTCGGCGAGCCGACCAGCGACCGGCGCCTGGGCGACATGGTCAAGATCGGGCGACGCGGCGCCATGAACGGCCGCCTGACCGTCCACGGCACCCAGGGCCATTCCGCCTACGCCCACTTGGCCGACAATCCGGTGCACCGACTGGTCCGCATGCTCAGCGCCGTGACCGCCGAGCCCCTGGACGACGGCAGCGAGTTCTTTCCGCCGACCAGCCTGCAGATCGTCTCGGTCGACGTCGGCAACCCGGCGACCAACGTGATCCCGGCCCAGGCCCGCGCGGTCTTCGACTGCCGCTTCAACGACAAGCACGCCAGCGCCGACATCGAGGCCTGGCTGCGCGAGCGCTTCGACGCCGCGGGCGCCCGCTACGAGCTGGACATCCGGGTCTCCGGCGAGTCCTTCCTGACCCCGCCGGGCCGCCTCAGCGATCTCTGCGCCGCCGCGATCGAGCAGGTGCTGGGGATCGAGACCGAGCTCGGCACCACCGGCGGCACCTCGGACGCCCGCTTCATCAAGGACGCCTGCCCGGTGGCCGAGCTCGGCCTCAGGAACGCCACCGCCCACAAGGTCGACGAGCAGGTCACCCTGGAGGAATTGAGGGACCTGTCTCGCGCCTACCGCGCCATCCTGGAGGGCTACTTTCCATCCTGATTCCCAGCCTGTCCGAGACCGCTTCCGGCATCTACGGCGCCTGGCGCCTGGCCCGCGTCGACCCCGGGGGCCTCAACTATTTCGACGCCAGCGACGACGGCTTCTGGAAGTCCTTCTTCGCCGCCGTCGTGGTCCTGCCCGGCATCGCCATTGTTCTGGCGATGCGCTTCGCGATCTTCGGCTTCAAGTCCGATCCGCTGCGCGTCCTCACCGTGGAGGCCATCGCCTACGTGATCTTCTGGGTGGCCTTTCCGCTGGCGATGTATCACCTGACGCAAGCTCTCGGCCTCGCCGAGCGCTACCGTCTGCACATCGTCGCCTACAACTGGTCGCAGGTCATACAGATCGCCGTCCTGGTCCCGATCAACGTCGTCCTCTTCGCCGCCGGTCTCATCGAAACCCCTCTCTATGCCTCGGTGTTCCTCGGTCTCCAGGTCGTCATTCTGATCTACGAAGGCTACATCGCGCATATCGCCCTGAAGCTGCCGCGCCTGGGGGCCCTTGGGGTCGCCCTGCTGAGCTTCGTGATCGCGTCCACCCTGGACAGCTGCAGCCTGGCGCTGAGGACTGCCGGTTAGCGTCCCTTCCAGACCGGATCGCGCTTCTCGGCGAAGGCGCGTGCGCCCTCGGCGTTGTCCTCGCTGCCGTAGAGCCGGTCGACGGTCGGAAACTGACGCTTGGTGATGCGGTTCATGGCGTCCTGAAAGGTTGTAGCCTCGGCGGCCCGCGCGACCTCCTTGATCGCGGCATAGACCAGGGGCGGGCCGCTCGCCAGCAGGCGGGCGCAGTCCCAGGC contains:
- a CDS encoding pyrimidine 5'-nucleotidase — its product is MTTPLDIAAGRGRPAPRTEEVEVWLFDLDNTLYPPSSRLFDQVDRRIKAFVQDFLGLDLEAAHRLQKDYFHEFGTTMRGLMTNHGMEPEGYLDYVHDIDLSPIAPAPGLDATLDRLPGRKLIFTNASTPYAERVLDRLGLRRHFEAIFDIAAADYEGKPHPGAYHKLIAQHEVAPERSVFLDDIARNLEPAAALGITTVWVAHDDHRARHGAEGDHVHHVTEDLAAFLRTVLGP
- the dapD gene encoding 2,3,4,5-tetrahydropyridine-2,6-dicarboxylate N-succinyltransferase, whose product is MDSAALERTIDEAWEARDQVDINTTGPLREAIEEALTGLDEGRFRVAEKAGADWRVNQWLKKAVLLSFRIYDMQAIAGGPGSEADGWGASPWFDKVPSKFAGWGENRFRAAGFRAVPNCTVRRSAYIAPGVILMPCFVNLGAHVGEGTMVDTWATVGSCAQVGKNCHISGGAGLGGVLEPLQAGPVIIEDNCFVGARSEVVEGVVVEEGSVLSMGVFIGASTKIVDRETGEVHYGRVPAYSVVVPGSLPGKPLPDGAPGPSLYCAVIIKRVDERTRAKTSINDLLRT
- the dapE gene encoding succinyl-diaminopimelate desuccinylase → MAAIEVVEATRALIRCPSVTPVEGGALDLLQSWLEPLGFACHRLVFSEDGTEDVDNLYARLGTTGPNFCYAGHSDVVPVGDPADWTVDPFGAEVVDGVLYGRGAVDMKGAIAAFLDAASGFLEDRGTDFSGSLSFLITGDEEGIAINGTRKVLGWLAERGEILDHCLVGEPTSDRRLGDMVKIGRRGAMNGRLTVHGTQGHSAYAHLADNPVHRLVRMLSAVTAEPLDDGSEFFPPTSLQIVSVDVGNPATNVIPAQARAVFDCRFNDKHASADIEAWLRERFDAAGARYELDIRVSGESFLTPPGRLSDLCAAAIEQVLGIETELGTTGGTSDARFIKDACPVAELGLRNATAHKVDEQVTLEELRDLSRAYRAILEGYFPS